From one Dysidea avara chromosome 9, odDysAvar1.4, whole genome shotgun sequence genomic stretch:
- the LOC136266882 gene encoding uncharacterized protein isoform X2 yields the protein MEDSSLVATKQQRKHILTTVSNSLCGDHEDCVMDEEVAVNDGSAVTTATKKQKMSDSTSLCKAPKQSMLGRKLVMKFIVDRKIKWFKGIINAYDGLTGKYGVYFPFDKETVYIFENDENVRFVDW from the exons ATGGAAGATAGCTCACTTGTGGCAACTAAGCAGCAAAG GAAGCATATTTTAACTACTGTCTCAAACTCACTGTGTGGTGATCATGAAGATTGTGTCATGGATGAAGAAGTTGCAGTAAATGATGGTTCTGCTGTTACAACTGCAACCAAAAAGCAAAA GATGTCAGATTCAACTTCATTGTGTAAGGCTCCAAAACAATCTATGTTAGGACGGAAATTGGTGATGAAATTCATAGTTGACAGAAAGATAAAGTGGTTCAAAGGCATCATAAACGCTTATGATGGGCTAACAGGAAAATATGGAGTGTACTTCCCATTCGACAAGGAAACAGTATACATCTTTGAAAATGATGAAAATGTTAGATTTGTTGACTGGTAA
- the LOC136266882 gene encoding uncharacterized protein isoform X1, translating into MQLEVTVTSKQPRTRDSGTSSASGLTMEDSSLVATKQQRKHILTTVSNSLCGDHEDCVMDEEVAVNDGSAVTTATKKQKMSDSTSLCKAPKQSMLGRKLVMKFIVDRKIKWFKGIINAYDGLTGKYGVYFPFDKETVYIFENDENVRFVDW; encoded by the exons ATGCAGTTAGAAGTGACAGTTACCAGTAAACAGCCTAG GACACGTGACTCTGGAACCAGTTCTGCTTCAGGATTAACCATGGAAGATAGCTCACTTGTGGCAACTAAGCAGCAAAG GAAGCATATTTTAACTACTGTCTCAAACTCACTGTGTGGTGATCATGAAGATTGTGTCATGGATGAAGAAGTTGCAGTAAATGATGGTTCTGCTGTTACAACTGCAACCAAAAAGCAAAA GATGTCAGATTCAACTTCATTGTGTAAGGCTCCAAAACAATCTATGTTAGGACGGAAATTGGTGATGAAATTCATAGTTGACAGAAAGATAAAGTGGTTCAAAGGCATCATAAACGCTTATGATGGGCTAACAGGAAAATATGGAGTGTACTTCCCATTCGACAAGGAAACAGTATACATCTTTGAAAATGATGAAAATGTTAGATTTGTTGACTGGTAA